One Falco peregrinus isolate bFalPer1 chromosome 7, bFalPer1.pri, whole genome shotgun sequence genomic window, aaaaaattaGGATATATAACTTTATGATGTGACTAGCTCactaaaattaatgaaatactgatgtgagaaaaattaattatgctTGTGTGTTTACTGGACTGCATATTTCACCCTTGTATACTTTATTGCCACTTCTGTagcataaataataaataatacaaattgATTTGTATTATTACATTATCAGGTCACATGAAATACTGCATTGCCTTCATTCGCAAAATGAACAATCCCtttcaatttttaatgtaagaatCCAATTGTTATCTCACCTAAATCTACCCATTTTGCACTAATGTTAACTCCACCAACCTCAGAGTAACTTCTCATTTATACTACCCACATGTAGATAATGTCAGACAAGGCCTTCAGGTAAAGACTGAACAtataaactgcattttgaaattacGAGTCTGCCTAAATTAATCTATAAATTTCAACTTTGTAACAAGTAATATATAATTCTAGTTGTAGTGGTTTATACTAATTAGTGGTTTGTACTAATTAGTTTTACAACTCATGATTACATTAGAAAACACCATTTATAACTTTCCGTAAAGGCCATTATCAAAATTTTCCTTGACTTGAATGGGTTTTAAAGCAGGTCCCAAAATGAGTCTGTTCATTTGAGTTTGTTCTGTTGTATTTTCCATCTTTGTTCCATTATGAATTATAGTAAAGACTGGAAATTCCCGTTTTCATGGGCTGAGCTGCTTCTAACAATCGCAGTCCAGTGTGGCAATCAAAAACAGCTCTTTCTAAAGCCTCTTTGTACGTTAGCTTCTTCTTTGTTTTGGGGCATGTTAAAACTTTAACATagaatttttcatctttcagctTTGTAGCTGTGACAGCATCAATAATACCATTCTTAATTGCATCCTCCATTGTTAATCTGGAATGAGACTTTGCATCTATCAACCCACCAGTCAAGTACTGATACTCCAGGCAGCGCATGCCCATTTCCTTGTCTACAGCATTTAACTGCATAGCTTCAACAGCTGACATAACTGTGTTCCTCACAGGGTGAATGACCCCAGTAAAGATCAGTTCAAACTGCTGGATTTGCTTGGCACAACCATCATCAACTAACTCCCTTTGCAaagcttctgaaatgctgtacTTTTTCCCAGTAAATGGATCAATTATGCCTCCTGTACTAACCTGAGCTTCAAGACATCGGAGGGCAGTAACTCTGTCTACCAAGTTTTTGCGTGAGGCTTTTAAGACTGGAATTCTTTCATTGGTTTCAGAAACCCAGAACCCTGCAATAGGACTGTTTAAATCTTTATTTGGCTGTGAACTGCTAACTAAAATATCACCGAACTCATTAGCTGTGATTAAACCCTCCTTATATTTACTGACTAATGCTCTGCCAATTCTACCCTGATTTACAGTCTCCTCGATATTAAACTGTACACCGGTTTTAAGATCtgtaagcaaaagaaaagaattccCATCAGAGTCAAAACATGTAGACTCCTTCCAATCAAATTCTTGTCTTGAAAGCTCAAGATATGTAGCTTTATcgacacaattttttttataagcctCATATGAAGTCATTTCAGCTCCTGTTTTGACATCTACTACAGAAATTTTATGACTTTTTTCTGCTGATGGgctgcttattttcctttcaccaACTGGAAGCAGAAGGCATTTACTGCTTACACtgaacaaacacattttcagcaaATCACCGTAGTACATAGCTTTCCTGTTATTTGGAttgtgaaaacattttgcattacTAGAAGGTTCAtgcaagaattttaaaattgtgttaTTAAGCAAGCCAACCTGCACGGCAGTTTCTGGAGGTACACGAACACTTCTTACAGGATCAATGACCCCCCCACTTGCAATCTGAGCCTCAAGgatatttttacctttttgtctttctaagAGTCGAGCTTCCATAGCCTGATACACAGAGATCACTTTCCCAGAACAGCAATAGCCCAAAACAGCTTTCTCTGCCTCAAGCAATCTACTCTTGAATTCATTATCTGTAAGCCCTCTAACAACTGAATCATCAACAGAGAACTTCTGACCTGTTGTGGGATCAATGATGAAACCAGTAGCTGCCTGGGCCTCTAAAAATGCTAATGCCAGCGCTTTCCCTATGATTCTTCTCTTTGCTGCTAAAGCAAAAGAGAGTATCTCTTTGCTGGATTCAAGGTACAGCCCAGCTATAGCTGTAGGTTTAGTTAAAAATTTTTCAAGACTTTTCTGAACCTCGTCAATCGTTTTCTGCCCTGAATGGAGCTGCTCAACCGTGAGCCTGTCTAAAAGTTTAACTTCAGTCAACTGTCTGGCAGTTACATCATGTCGGAGACCTTGAAATTTAATATCATCATATTCCTCTGTAAAATATTCCAACTGAgtatcagcagcagcagttttcaaaatctCTTCCCCTAAGAAAGAGCTCATCTTCGCAACGTCTTCTTTCCTAAACCCTTCAGATGTTTTGTATCCCTCAAACATTCTCTCTTCGTTACCAAAAGTCTTGGCATTTTCTTGATTTAATGTTGTGACTTCAACATGCATGTCATACTGCTTGCTCTTCACTATCTGTAAATAGGAATTTTTTGACACAGTGAGAAATACATGTGCAGAACTACGCTGTAGATCATTCGCTCCTAAATCCACCACCAGAGAAACCAAAAGGAGAACTTGGAATGTAGTCAGAAAGGAGAACTGCTACTAGTGTTGGAGAGCAGAGAAATATAGCTAGCTAGAGTTTTAAAGTGCATTTGCCATTTCAATGTTTATTCAGTAACAGGAATATGACTAGACTAACCAACAATAACTGTTGTTTGTTATTATATGAACTTAATGCCATTAATCAAAGCTAATTTTAATGATACAATGGCGTATGTGAATTCTTATTTCCAacacaaacttttaaaacaatgtgTTTCTTAGCTATTAACAAACCTGCGACAAAGGtctaatgaaaagctttttgtgtCATATATATAAGAATGAAGGGGTTCCCTTCACCAAGgtaagaacataaaaaaacatTAGAGAGAATACAGAATAGTAATGAAGTATAACtacaaccaaccaacaaaacagaCCAGTAAAAAAACAGCATTAGGAAGGCAAACCCTCACAAAATGTAGCATGTACCTCCAACGGATGCAGTTTTACCACTCCTAATTCATGTGTCGTGTCTTCTCCATGTCTAACAGTTTGTCTAGAACTGTGTAGGTTCCTGTTTCTCAATTTGTCCCTTTCAGATGTTGCAGAGATTTGGTTTGCTTTATCGAAAGTTATCTGGAACTGCGTactcatttcagaaacaaactcTGTGAAAGACTGGGGGCTTGAATCTTCTTCTAGGGAATGGTTTATTCTTGACATCTGGAACTGCACTTCTCTTGGTATCCTATCATCAGCACTCACGTACAGTGTATTTCCTTCTATCTGATCTGATTTAAAACCTGATCTCTCTTGTTTCTGCCTTAACAAAGGTGAGCTAGGTTTTGCATGTGGAGGAAGCTGTTCAAATTCTCTAGCTGCAGTGTCACTCGGATAATTGAAATCATTCCCTCTTCTCTCACAGCTCAGTTTAGATCCAGAATCTTGGAGTTTAGTattttgctgaacttcattCTGAAGCAAAAGAAACCTGTGTTCACTGTCCCTGGCCTGCAGATCCACTTTCTGTTTCAAGCTCTCAACCACGCGCTTCTGCATTTCCAGTTCTTCCTCAAGTTTCCTGCACTTCTGGTGATAGTCCATTTCAGCCTGCTTTCCTTGCTGTAGTTGTTCATGACATTTTTCAAGCCTTTCCTGCAAATCTTCCATTTGTATCTTGTACAACATGATGTTTTCCTCAGCCATatgcttttcctgctgaagaGCAACACACTCTAGTTTTATGCCAGAAATGTCCTTTTCTGTGATGCTATGGGATTCCagtaatttttcagcttttttcctgaattccTCTGCAGAGTGTTTAAACTTAATGGATTCCTCTTGAAACAGAATCATCTTCTTGCGTGCCATTTGTTCATCCAGAGTTTTCTGATGGAGTTcatcctgtaatttttttaatttactactTAGCTCTTGTATATGAGCTTGTTGTAGTTGTATCTTCTGCTCACTCATTCTTTTTTCCATAGTTAGAGCATTCATTTGGGCATTTAGATTTTTAACCTCCCGGTCAATGGTTAGGGTGGAAGCACTCTGTTTAtcacatttttgtttatattcaCGAGCCAAGTCTTTTGTTTTCACTAGATCAGCTTCTAGGCTTTTGATTTTACACATGAATTCTTGCTCAATTATTGTTTGCTTGTGCAATTGTTCATTTGTTGTACGCAGCTGCTCTTTGAAACCATCTGCTAGGGCTTTTAATGCatcatttttcctctgaatactttctttttccaaagtcaTCTTCTCCGATTCAGACTGAATTTGCTTCATCTGTAGCTTTGTTTCAGTATTCCATTTATTAAGGTCCTCTATCTTTTGTTTCAATGATTCTGACAACTTACTACTTTTGGCTAATTCATTCTTCAGCATTTGAAtttcctgctggttttctttctctgcttttgttttttgaagcAACTGTTCTTGAATTTTCTTATATTGGTCTTGAAGATTATTTGCTTCTCCTTTGCATGACTGTGTTCTGTGTTCAGCTGCCAGCTTCTCTTTTTGAAGAGAACTGATTTGTGAATGTAAATGTTTGATAGTGATTTCAGTTTTTGTCTGTGATCTAGTTAATTCTTCTACTTCTCTTTTTAGCTGTGTCTTTTCTTGCTGAACAGATTTCAGCTCCTCCTGATAGTTcatcttaattttcttaagaTCTATAGCTTCTTGCATCACCTCCTCAGCTTTACCAGTGGTTCTATGTAGCTGCTTGTCCAGTTCTTTCAACTGTTGCAAATACCCCTGCTCTACTTGGTCTTTTTCCTCCAACTTAATTTTTAGGCATTTAAGTTCGCTATTGACTTTATctaggttttcttttaataaacgagacttttcttctgttgatGATTTCTGAAGCTCAATTTCATTCAGTTCATATTTCAGATCTTTAATAGTTTTATCAGCTTTTTTGTTAGCAAGGGTTAGCTCATCGATCTTCTGTTTAAGCTCTTCTACCTTTTTGGCTTCTTGTTTCTTCTGGAAACTTGTAATTTCAGAATCAGGCCTATAGTGGCTGCCTTGCCCAGCTGTGAAAGTCGGCAGGGAAGTTTCTCTAGTTACAGAGTACCCACCTTCAACAACCTTCCTTCTGGCTTCAgtcctctctctttcttgcAGCTTTATTTCTGACAGGTTCACTTTAAATTCAAGATCTTGTTCCATTTGCTTTATCAGCTTCATAAgtttctcctctccttctgttttcttcttcagttcctgcattaagttttttttctgttgctctaAATCATGAAGATTAGTATCTTTTCTTCTTAGATGCTCTTCAAGGTTTCTTCTGGTAAAGGTGCTTTCTTCTATCTGATTTCGAAAAGCACGAAggttttcttccagtatacTTCTTTGAGTCTCTGCCTGAAAAATGAGCTGCCTTACACACTCCAACTCCTGCTCTGcatctgctttctccttctcaaTGCTCTCTAGATCTATACGACACTGCTTTGCCTCTTGCTCAGCCTTGGTCTTCTGACGATAGATTTCTTCCATgtccttttgctgctttttccgCTCTATTTCTGCAGCTTCCCTCACTTTAGGGAGCTCTTGTTCCACTTGGAACTTTTGATTCTTCATATCCTCCAACATCTCCTCAAGTGTTTTGACCTTTCCCATGAGTTTTCTGTTCTCATCGATTGTGCTATTTTGCTGTGCCATTAGATCTGAATATGCCTTGCGCACTGATGCTTCCTTAttctttaaaatctgtaaaagaaCGAAGTAAGTTGGAATGTACTTTTTGTAATACAGCAGATAAAACATCTTGggttctttgaaaagcagaatgGATAATACTTACTCATATATATACGGTACGTCCAGAAAGTAGGACGAGCAGTTCCCACCACCATCACCTTCTCTTGAAGGCTTCAGGAAGTTACCATTAGCCAAATATGAAACCCTTCATAAAGACATCCACAAAGCGAAGAAGTCCTGAAGCCTCTCACTTCAGTCAGATGCCTCTTAGCGGTAAGCAGCGTCAAACAACAGCTCGCATATGCTTTTTCTCCAAACAAATAGGTAGAGCAAACAGTGAGCCAAACACTATGTGCAAGAATTCCCAAGTAGAAAGTGGCCTACCATGTCTGGATGAGTTTAGTAGAAACTGGAAGAAGGATTTTGTGCTCACAAGCAAAAATAACACAGGAGGAGTTCGGAAATTCCCTCcgagaaacaaaacaatatcTAGAGCTAGAGCCAAGATGCATCAGCTCCAGAAAGAGAAGAATCTAAATCCCAGTACATCTATGCTCTGTACTAGCTCCACAGTCCCAGTGCCTCCA contains:
- the LOC129784929 gene encoding plectin-like, with the protein product MFYLLYYKKYIPTYFVLLQILKNKEASVRKAYSDLMAQQNSTIDENRKLMGKVKTLEEMLEDMKNQKFQVEQELPKVREAAEIERKKQQKDMEEIYRQKTKAEQEAKQCRIDLESIEKEKADAEQELECVRQLIFQAETQRSILEENLRAFRNQIEESTFTRRNLEEHLRRKDTNLHDLEQQKKNLMQELKKKTEGEEKLMKLIKQMEQDLEFKVNLSEIKLQERERTEARRKVVEGGYSVTRETSLPTFTAGQGSHYRPDSEITSFQKKQEAKKVEELKQKIDELTLANKKADKTIKDLKYELNEIELQKSSTEEKSRLLKENLDKVNSELKCLKIKLEEKDQVEQGYLQQLKELDKQLHRTTGKAEEVMQEAIDLKKIKMNYQEELKSVQQEKTQLKREVEELTRSQTKTEITIKHLHSQISSLQKEKLAAEHRTQSCKGEANNLQDQYKKIQEQLLQKTKAEKENQQEIQMLKNELAKSSKLSESLKQKIEDLNKWNTETKLQMKQIQSESEKMTLEKESIQRKNDALKALADGFKEQLRTTNEQLHKQTIIEQEFMCKIKSLEADLVKTKDLAREYKQKCDKQSASTLTIDREVKNLNAQMNALTMEKRMSEQKIQLQQAHIQELSSKLKKLQDELHQKTLDEQMARKKMILFQEESIKFKHSAEEFRKKAEKLLESHSITEKDISGIKLECVALQQEKHMAEENIMLYKIQMEDLQERLEKCHEQLQQGKQAEMDYHQKCRKLEEELEMQKRVVESLKQKVDLQARDSEHRFLLLQNEVQQNTKLQDSGSKLSCERRGNDFNYPSDTAAREFEQLPPHAKPSSPLLRQKQERSGFKSDQIEGNTLYVSADDRIPREVQFQMSRINHSLEEDSSPQSFTEFVSEMSTQFQITFDKANQISATSERDKLRNRNLHSSRQTVRHGEDTTHELGVVKLHPLEIVKSKQYDMHVEVTTLNQENAKTFGNEERMFEGYKTSEGFRKEDVAKMSSFLGEEILKTAAADTQLEYFTEEYDDIKFQGLRHDVTARQLTEVKLLDRLTVEQLHSGQKTIDEVQKSLEKFLTKPTAIAGLYLESSKEILSFALAAKRRIIGKALALAFLEAQAATGFIIDPTTGQKFSVDDSVVRGLTDNEFKSRLLEAEKAVLGYCCSGKVISVYQAMEARLLERQKGKNILEAQIASGGVIDPVRSVRVPPETAVQVGLLNNTILKFLHEPSSNAKCFHNPNNRKAMYYGDLLKMCLFSVSSKCLLLPVGERKISSPSAEKSHKISVVDVKTGAEMTSYEAYKKNCVDKATYLELSRQEFDWKESTCFDSDGNSFLLLTDLKTGVQFNIEETVNQGRIGRALVSKYKEGLITANEFGDILVSSSQPNKDLNSPIAGFWVSETNERIPVLKASRKNLVDRVTALRCLEAQVSTGGIIDPFTGKKYSISEALQRELVDDGCAKQIQQFELIFTGVIHPVRNTVMSAVEAMQLNAVDKEMGMRCLEYQYLTGGLIDAKSHSRLTMEDAIKNGIIDAVTATKLKDEKFYVKVLTCPKTKKKLTYKEALERAVFDCHTGLRLLEAAQPMKTGISSLYYNS